The Sylvia atricapilla isolate bSylAtr1 chromosome 3, bSylAtr1.pri, whole genome shotgun sequence genome has a window encoding:
- the XPO5 gene encoding exportin-5 isoform X6 yields MSAEQVSGLCEQLVKAVTVIMDPASTQRYRLEALKFCEEFKEKCPICVPCGLKLAEKTQTAIVRHFGLQILEHVVKYRWNNMPRLEKVYLKNNVMGLISSGTQSILEEESHIKDVLSRIVVEMIKREWPQHWPDMLKELDTLSKQGETQTELVMFILLRLAEDVVTFQTLPTQRRRDIQQTLTQNMEKIFSFLLTALQQNVSKYRCMVGAPQEQEVLTTPQKTDLAQEPKAQANCRVGIAALNTLAGYIDWVALSHITADNCKLLEMLCLLLNEPELQVGAAECLLIAVSRKGKLEDRKPLMVLFGDVAMHCILSAAQTADGEGLVEKHYVFLKRLCQVLCALGSQLCALLGSDCDVETPANFGKYLESFLAFTTHPSQFLRSSTQITWGALFRHEVLSHDPLLLAVVPKYLRASMTNLVKVGFPSKADSPSCEYSRFDFDSDEDFNAFFNSFRAQQGEVMRMACRLDPLTGFQMAGEWLKYQLTAPVDTGPMNSKTGEGLCSIFSPSFVQWDAMTFFSESVISQMFRTMDKDEIPVNDGIDLLQLVLNFETKDPLILSCVLTNVSALFPFVTYRPEYLPQVLSKAPRTRAVKNVRRHACSSIIKMCRDYPQLVLPNFEMLYNHVKQLLSNELLLTQMEKCALMEALVLISNQFKDYERQKAFLEELMAPVAGLWLSPEMQRVLSDPEAFISYVGADNKIADPVLEDPSGLNRSRISFCVYTILGVVKRARWPAATEEAKAGGFFLGYLPSGTPMYRNPCTEQVLKLFDNLLALIRTHNNLYMPEMVARLGDTFAKALDMLEVEKNAILGLPQPLLELYDSPVYKTVLERMQGFFCTLYDNCFHILGNAGPSMQQDFYTVEGLATQLLSSAFNNLNNIPDYRLRPMLRVFVKPLVLSCPSEYYETLVCPMLGPLFTYLHMRLSQKWQVINQRSMLCEDDAADDNPESQEMLEEQLVRLLTREVMDLATVCCVSKKGVEQNTTAAVDGDDDEAMATEVTPPANAELTELGKCLMKQEDVCTAVLITAYTSLSWKDTLSCQRTTTQLCWPLLKQVLPGNLLPDAVSWFFTSVLKGLQVHGQHDGCMAALVHLAFQIYEALRPRYGELKAVMEQIPDIQLDSLEQFDSKLLNPTLQKVADKRRKDHFKRLISGCIGKPIGEQFRKEVHIRNLPSLFKKVKPSLETDVLENEDGEGFNVLFEP; encoded by the exons atgtcCGCCGAGCAGGTGAGCGGCCTCTGCGAGCAGCTGGTGAAGGCGGTGACCGTCATCATGGACCCGGCGTCCACGCAGCGGTACCGCCTGGAGGCCCTCAAG TTCTGCGAGGAGTTCAAGGAGAAGTGTCCCATCTGCGTGCCCTGCGGGCTGAAGCTGGCAGAGAAGACGCAGACGGCCATCGTCCGGCACTTCGGCCTGCAGATCCTGGAGCATGTGGTCAA atacCGCTGGAACAATATGCCTCGCCTAGAAAAAGTTTATCTAAAGAACAATGTTATGGGTCTCATATCCAGT GGAACTCAAAGTATCCTGGAGGAGGAAAGTCACATTAAGGATGTGCTGTCTCGCATTGTGGTGGAGATGATCAAGCGGGAATGGCCTCAGCACTGGCCTGACATGCTAAAGGAGCTGGATACCCTCTCCAAGCAAGGG GAAACTCAGACAGAACTGGTGATGTTCATCCTCCTACGTTTGGCAGAGGATGTGGTGACTTTTCAAACTCTACCTACCCAGCGGCGACGAGATATCCAGCAAACCCTCACCCAGAACATGGAAAAGATCTTCAGCTTCCTGTTAACTGCCCTGCAGCAGAACGTCAGCAAGTACAGATGCATG GTTGGAGCACCCCAGGAACAAGAAGTCCTCACCACTCCACAG aagactGATTTGGCTCAGGAACCAAAG GCCCAGGCAAACTGTCGTGTGGGGATAGCAGCACTCAACACTTTGGCTGGCTACATTGACTGGGTAGCCCTAAGCCATATTACAGCAGACAACTGCAAGCTCTTGGAGATGTTGTGTCTGCTCCTAAATGAGCCTGAACTCCAAGTTGGAGCAGCAGAGTGTCTCCTGATTGCTGTCAGCAGGAAA GGTAAGCTGGAGGATCGGAAGCCTCTGATGGTCTTGTTTGGAGACGTTGCCATGCACTGCATCCTCTCTGCTGCCCA GACAGCAGATGGAGAAGGCCTGGTGGAGAAGCACTATGTTTTTTTGAAGAGACTTTGCCAAGTTCTGTGCGCGTTGGGCAGCCAGCTATGTGCGTTGCTA GGCTCAGATTGTGATGTGGAAACACCAGCCAACTTTGGAAAATACCTTGAGTCATTTTTAGCCTTCACAACCCATCCCAGCCAG tTTCTGCGCTCTTCCACCCAGATCACATGGGGAGCCCTCTTTCGGCATGAAGTTCTGTCTCATGACCCTTTGTTGCTGGCTGTCGTTCCCAAGTATCTCCGTGCATCTATGACCAACCTGGTGAAG GTGGGCTTTCCTTCCAAAGCAGACAGCCCCAGCTGTGAATACTCCCGTTTTGATTTTGACAGTGATGAGGACTTCAATGCCTTCTTCAACT CTTTCCGAGCCCAGCAAGGAGAGGTGATGAGGATGGCTTGTCGACTGGACCCTCTGACTGGCTTCCAAATGGCTGGTGAATGGCTGAAGTACCAGCTCACAGCTCCTGTTGATACTGGACCCATGAACT CTAAGACAGGCGAAGGTCTCTGCTCCATCTTCTCTCCATCCTTTGTGCAGTGGGATGCCATGACCTTCTTCTCGGAGAGCGTCATCAGCCAGATGTTTCGAACCATGGATAAAGAT GAAATCCCAGTGAATGATGGCATAGATCTGCTCCAGCTTGTCcttaattttgaaacaaaagatCCTCTCATCCTGTCTTGTGTGCTCACCAATGTCTCTGCTCTCTTTCCATTTGTCACTTACCGACCAGAATACCTCCCACAAGTACTTTCAAAG GCTCCTAGAACTCGAGCAGTGAAGAATGTGAGAAGGCACGCGTGCTCCTCAATCATAAAGATGTGCCGGGATTACCCTCAGCTTGTCCTG CCAAATTTTGAGATGTTGTACAACCACGTGAAACAGCTGCTGTCAAATGAGCTACTTCTGACGCAGATGGAGAAGTGTGCTCTTATGGAGGCCCTTGTCCTCATCAGCAACCAGTTTAAGGACTATGAGCGACAGAAAGCTTTCCTGGAGGAGCTCATGGCTCCTGTGGCTGGCTTGTGGCTTTCTCCAGAGATGCAGAG AGTCCTCTCAGATCCTGAAGCCTTTATATCCTACGTGGGAGCAGACAACAAAATTGCTGATCCAGTCTTGGAAGATCCTAGTGGCCTGAACCGGTCTAGA ATAAGCTTTTGTGTGTACACCATTCTGGGAGTTGTGAAACGAGCTCGTTGGCCTGCTGCTACTGAAGAGGCAAAAGCTGGAGGATTCTTTTTGGGATACCTGCCCAGTGGAACTCCAATGTACCGTAatccctgcactgagcaggtCCTGAAGCTTTTTGACAATTTACTTGCTCTCATAAG GACTCACAACAACCTCTACATGCCAGAGATGGTGGCAAGGCTGGGGGATACATTTGCAAAGGCCTTGGACATGCTGGAGGTGGAGAAGAATGCTATTCTAG GTCTCCCTCAGCCTTTGTTGGAGCTTTATGACTCTCCTGTTTACAAAACAGTCTTGGAAAGGATGCAGGGCTTCTTCTGTACCCTCTATGACAACTG ttttcacatcctgggaaATGCAGGCCCCTCCATGCAACAGGATTTCTACACTGTTGAGGGTCTCGCCacccagctcctcagctctgctttcaaCAACCTCAACAACATTCCTGATTACAGACTTCGTCCCATGCTCC GTGTGTTTGTGAAGCCCTTAGTACTTTCCTGCCCCTCAGAATACTACGAAACCCTTGTCTGCCCCATGCTGGGACCACTCTTTACCTATCTGCACATG AGGTTGTCCCAGAAATGGCAGGTGATCAACCAGCGAAGCATGCTCTG TGAGGATGATGCTGCAGATGACAACCCCGAGTCTCAGGAGATGCTTGAGGAACAGCTGGTCAGGCTGCTGACTCGAGAAGTCATGGATCTCGCCA CCGTTTGCTGTGTTTCTAAGAAGGGTGTTGAACAGAACACTACTGCTGCTGTAGATGGAGATG ATGATGAGGCCATGGCCACAGAGGTGACTCCCCCTGCCAATGCAGAGCTCACCGAACTCGGCAAGTGTCTCATGAAACAAGAG GATGTTTGCACTGCAGTGCTGATCACTGCCTacacatccctgtcctggaAGGACACCTTGTCCTGCCAAAGAACCACAACACAGCTTTGCTGGCCACTGCTCAAACAG GTGCTTCCAGGAAACCTCCTTCCCGATGCTGTGTCCTGGTTTTTCACAAGTGTGCTGAAGGGCTTACAGGTACATGGGCAGCACGATGGCTGCATGGCAGCTCTTGTCCACCTGGCTTTCCAGATCTACGAGGCCTTG CGCCCTCGCTATGGTGAGCTGAAGGCAGTGATGGAGCAGATCCCAGACATCCAGCTGGACTCTTTGGAGCAGTTTGATTCAAAACTTCTCAACCCAACACTGCAGAAGGTGGCCGACAAGCGCCGGAAGGATCACTTCAAGCGCCTCATCTCAGGTTGCATTGGG AAGCCCATTGGGGAGCAGTTCCGCAAGGAGGTTCATATCCGGAACCTTCCATCTCTCTTCAAAAAGGTGAAGCCATCACTGGAGACAGATGTGCTAGAAAATGAGGATGGAGAGGGCTTCAATGTACTCTTTGAGCCTTGA
- the XPO5 gene encoding exportin-5 isoform X2 produces MSAEQVSGLCEQLVKAVTVIMDPASTQRYRLEALKFCEEFKEKCPICVPCGLKLAEKTQTAIVRHFGLQILEHVVKYRWNNMPRLEKVYLKNNVMGLISSGTQSILEEESHIKDVLSRIVVEMIKREWPQHWPDMLKELDTLSKQGETQTELVMFILLRLAEDVVTFQTLPTQRRRDIQQTLTQNMEKIFSFLLTALQQNVSKYRCMVGAPQEQEVLTTPQTDLAQEPKAQANCRVGIAALNTLAGYIDWVALSHITADNCKLLEMLCLLLNEPELQVGAAECLLIAVSRKGKLEDRKPLMVLFGDVAMHCILSAAQTADGEGLVEKHYVFLKRLCQVLCALGSQLCALLGSDCDVETPANFGKYLESFLAFTTHPSQFLRSSTQITWGALFRHEVLSHDPLLLAVVPKYLRASMTNLVKVGFPSKADSPSCEYSRFDFDSDEDFNAFFNSFRAQQGEVMRMACRLDPLTGFQMAGEWLKYQLTAPVDTGPMNSKTGEGLCSIFSPSFVQWDAMTFFSESVISQMFRTMDKDEIPVNDGIDLLQLVLNFETKDPLILSCVLTNVSALFPFVTYRPEYLPQVLSKLFASVTFEVVEESKFVVSVQAPRTRAVKNVRRHACSSIIKMCRDYPQLVLPNFEMLYNHVKQLLSNELLLTQMEKCALMEALVLISNQFKDYERQKAFLEELMAPVAGLWLSPEMQRVLSDPEAFISYVGADNKIADPVLEDPSGLNRSRISFCVYTILGVVKRARWPAATEEAKAGGFFLGYLPSGTPMYRNPCTEQVLKLFDNLLALIRTHNNLYMPEMVARLGDTFAKALDMLEVEKNAILGLPQPLLELYDSPVYKTVLERMQGFFCTLYDNCFHILGNAGPSMQQDFYTVEGLATQLLSSAFNNLNNIPDYRLRPMLRVFVKPLVLSCPSEYYETLVCPMLGPLFTYLHMRLSQKWQVINQRSMLCEDDAADDNPESQEMLEEQLVRLLTREVMDLATVCCVSKKGVEQNTTAAVDGDDDEAMATEVTPPANAELTELGKCLMKQEDVCTAVLITAYTSLSWKDTLSCQRTTTQLCWPLLKQVLPGNLLPDAVSWFFTSVLKGLQVHGQHDGCMAALVHLAFQIYEALRPRYGELKAVMEQIPDIQLDSLEQFDSKLLNPTLQKVADKRRKDHFKRLISGCIGKPIGEQFRKEVHIRNLPSLFKKVKPSLETDVLENEDGEGFNVLFEP; encoded by the exons atgtcCGCCGAGCAGGTGAGCGGCCTCTGCGAGCAGCTGGTGAAGGCGGTGACCGTCATCATGGACCCGGCGTCCACGCAGCGGTACCGCCTGGAGGCCCTCAAG TTCTGCGAGGAGTTCAAGGAGAAGTGTCCCATCTGCGTGCCCTGCGGGCTGAAGCTGGCAGAGAAGACGCAGACGGCCATCGTCCGGCACTTCGGCCTGCAGATCCTGGAGCATGTGGTCAA atacCGCTGGAACAATATGCCTCGCCTAGAAAAAGTTTATCTAAAGAACAATGTTATGGGTCTCATATCCAGT GGAACTCAAAGTATCCTGGAGGAGGAAAGTCACATTAAGGATGTGCTGTCTCGCATTGTGGTGGAGATGATCAAGCGGGAATGGCCTCAGCACTGGCCTGACATGCTAAAGGAGCTGGATACCCTCTCCAAGCAAGGG GAAACTCAGACAGAACTGGTGATGTTCATCCTCCTACGTTTGGCAGAGGATGTGGTGACTTTTCAAACTCTACCTACCCAGCGGCGACGAGATATCCAGCAAACCCTCACCCAGAACATGGAAAAGATCTTCAGCTTCCTGTTAACTGCCCTGCAGCAGAACGTCAGCAAGTACAGATGCATG GTTGGAGCACCCCAGGAACAAGAAGTCCTCACCACTCCACAG actGATTTGGCTCAGGAACCAAAG GCCCAGGCAAACTGTCGTGTGGGGATAGCAGCACTCAACACTTTGGCTGGCTACATTGACTGGGTAGCCCTAAGCCATATTACAGCAGACAACTGCAAGCTCTTGGAGATGTTGTGTCTGCTCCTAAATGAGCCTGAACTCCAAGTTGGAGCAGCAGAGTGTCTCCTGATTGCTGTCAGCAGGAAA GGTAAGCTGGAGGATCGGAAGCCTCTGATGGTCTTGTTTGGAGACGTTGCCATGCACTGCATCCTCTCTGCTGCCCA GACAGCAGATGGAGAAGGCCTGGTGGAGAAGCACTATGTTTTTTTGAAGAGACTTTGCCAAGTTCTGTGCGCGTTGGGCAGCCAGCTATGTGCGTTGCTA GGCTCAGATTGTGATGTGGAAACACCAGCCAACTTTGGAAAATACCTTGAGTCATTTTTAGCCTTCACAACCCATCCCAGCCAG tTTCTGCGCTCTTCCACCCAGATCACATGGGGAGCCCTCTTTCGGCATGAAGTTCTGTCTCATGACCCTTTGTTGCTGGCTGTCGTTCCCAAGTATCTCCGTGCATCTATGACCAACCTGGTGAAG GTGGGCTTTCCTTCCAAAGCAGACAGCCCCAGCTGTGAATACTCCCGTTTTGATTTTGACAGTGATGAGGACTTCAATGCCTTCTTCAACT CTTTCCGAGCCCAGCAAGGAGAGGTGATGAGGATGGCTTGTCGACTGGACCCTCTGACTGGCTTCCAAATGGCTGGTGAATGGCTGAAGTACCAGCTCACAGCTCCTGTTGATACTGGACCCATGAACT CTAAGACAGGCGAAGGTCTCTGCTCCATCTTCTCTCCATCCTTTGTGCAGTGGGATGCCATGACCTTCTTCTCGGAGAGCGTCATCAGCCAGATGTTTCGAACCATGGATAAAGAT GAAATCCCAGTGAATGATGGCATAGATCTGCTCCAGCTTGTCcttaattttgaaacaaaagatCCTCTCATCCTGTCTTGTGTGCTCACCAATGTCTCTGCTCTCTTTCCATTTGTCACTTACCGACCAGAATACCTCCCACAAGTACTTTCAAAG CTGTTTGCTTCAGTTACCTTTGAAGTTGTAGAAGAAAGTAAG TTTGTTGTGTCTGTCCAGGCTCCTAGAACTCGAGCAGTGAAGAATGTGAGAAGGCACGCGTGCTCCTCAATCATAAAGATGTGCCGGGATTACCCTCAGCTTGTCCTG CCAAATTTTGAGATGTTGTACAACCACGTGAAACAGCTGCTGTCAAATGAGCTACTTCTGACGCAGATGGAGAAGTGTGCTCTTATGGAGGCCCTTGTCCTCATCAGCAACCAGTTTAAGGACTATGAGCGACAGAAAGCTTTCCTGGAGGAGCTCATGGCTCCTGTGGCTGGCTTGTGGCTTTCTCCAGAGATGCAGAG AGTCCTCTCAGATCCTGAAGCCTTTATATCCTACGTGGGAGCAGACAACAAAATTGCTGATCCAGTCTTGGAAGATCCTAGTGGCCTGAACCGGTCTAGA ATAAGCTTTTGTGTGTACACCATTCTGGGAGTTGTGAAACGAGCTCGTTGGCCTGCTGCTACTGAAGAGGCAAAAGCTGGAGGATTCTTTTTGGGATACCTGCCCAGTGGAACTCCAATGTACCGTAatccctgcactgagcaggtCCTGAAGCTTTTTGACAATTTACTTGCTCTCATAAG GACTCACAACAACCTCTACATGCCAGAGATGGTGGCAAGGCTGGGGGATACATTTGCAAAGGCCTTGGACATGCTGGAGGTGGAGAAGAATGCTATTCTAG GTCTCCCTCAGCCTTTGTTGGAGCTTTATGACTCTCCTGTTTACAAAACAGTCTTGGAAAGGATGCAGGGCTTCTTCTGTACCCTCTATGACAACTG ttttcacatcctgggaaATGCAGGCCCCTCCATGCAACAGGATTTCTACACTGTTGAGGGTCTCGCCacccagctcctcagctctgctttcaaCAACCTCAACAACATTCCTGATTACAGACTTCGTCCCATGCTCC GTGTGTTTGTGAAGCCCTTAGTACTTTCCTGCCCCTCAGAATACTACGAAACCCTTGTCTGCCCCATGCTGGGACCACTCTTTACCTATCTGCACATG AGGTTGTCCCAGAAATGGCAGGTGATCAACCAGCGAAGCATGCTCTG TGAGGATGATGCTGCAGATGACAACCCCGAGTCTCAGGAGATGCTTGAGGAACAGCTGGTCAGGCTGCTGACTCGAGAAGTCATGGATCTCGCCA CCGTTTGCTGTGTTTCTAAGAAGGGTGTTGAACAGAACACTACTGCTGCTGTAGATGGAGATG ATGATGAGGCCATGGCCACAGAGGTGACTCCCCCTGCCAATGCAGAGCTCACCGAACTCGGCAAGTGTCTCATGAAACAAGAG GATGTTTGCACTGCAGTGCTGATCACTGCCTacacatccctgtcctggaAGGACACCTTGTCCTGCCAAAGAACCACAACACAGCTTTGCTGGCCACTGCTCAAACAG GTGCTTCCAGGAAACCTCCTTCCCGATGCTGTGTCCTGGTTTTTCACAAGTGTGCTGAAGGGCTTACAGGTACATGGGCAGCACGATGGCTGCATGGCAGCTCTTGTCCACCTGGCTTTCCAGATCTACGAGGCCTTG CGCCCTCGCTATGGTGAGCTGAAGGCAGTGATGGAGCAGATCCCAGACATCCAGCTGGACTCTTTGGAGCAGTTTGATTCAAAACTTCTCAACCCAACACTGCAGAAGGTGGCCGACAAGCGCCGGAAGGATCACTTCAAGCGCCTCATCTCAGGTTGCATTGGG AAGCCCATTGGGGAGCAGTTCCGCAAGGAGGTTCATATCCGGAACCTTCCATCTCTCTTCAAAAAGGTGAAGCCATCACTGGAGACAGATGTGCTAGAAAATGAGGATGGAGAGGGCTTCAATGTACTCTTTGAGCCTTGA
- the XPO5 gene encoding exportin-5 isoform X4, with protein sequence MSAEQVSGLCEQLVKAVTVIMDPASTQRYRLEALKFCEEFKEKCPICVPCGLKLAEKTQTAIVRHFGLQILEHVVKYRWNNMPRLEKVYLKNNVMGLISSGTQSILEEESHIKDVLSRIVVEMIKREWPQHWPDMLKELDTLSKQGETQTELVMFILLRLAEDVVTFQTLPTQRRRDIQQTLTQNMEKIFSFLLTALQQNVSKYRCMKTDLAQEPKAQANCRVGIAALNTLAGYIDWVALSHITADNCKLLEMLCLLLNEPELQVGAAECLLIAVSRKGKLEDRKPLMVLFGDVAMHCILSAAQTADGEGLVEKHYVFLKRLCQVLCALGSQLCALLGSDCDVETPANFGKYLESFLAFTTHPSQFLRSSTQITWGALFRHEVLSHDPLLLAVVPKYLRASMTNLVKVGFPSKADSPSCEYSRFDFDSDEDFNAFFNSFRAQQGEVMRMACRLDPLTGFQMAGEWLKYQLTAPVDTGPMNSKTGEGLCSIFSPSFVQWDAMTFFSESVISQMFRTMDKDEIPVNDGIDLLQLVLNFETKDPLILSCVLTNVSALFPFVTYRPEYLPQVLSKLFASVTFEVVEESKFVVSVQAPRTRAVKNVRRHACSSIIKMCRDYPQLVLPNFEMLYNHVKQLLSNELLLTQMEKCALMEALVLISNQFKDYERQKAFLEELMAPVAGLWLSPEMQRVLSDPEAFISYVGADNKIADPVLEDPSGLNRSRISFCVYTILGVVKRARWPAATEEAKAGGFFLGYLPSGTPMYRNPCTEQVLKLFDNLLALIRTHNNLYMPEMVARLGDTFAKALDMLEVEKNAILGLPQPLLELYDSPVYKTVLERMQGFFCTLYDNCFHILGNAGPSMQQDFYTVEGLATQLLSSAFNNLNNIPDYRLRPMLRVFVKPLVLSCPSEYYETLVCPMLGPLFTYLHMRLSQKWQVINQRSMLCEDDAADDNPESQEMLEEQLVRLLTREVMDLATVCCVSKKGVEQNTTAAVDGDDDEAMATEVTPPANAELTELGKCLMKQEDVCTAVLITAYTSLSWKDTLSCQRTTTQLCWPLLKQVLPGNLLPDAVSWFFTSVLKGLQVHGQHDGCMAALVHLAFQIYEALRPRYGELKAVMEQIPDIQLDSLEQFDSKLLNPTLQKVADKRRKDHFKRLISGCIGKPIGEQFRKEVHIRNLPSLFKKVKPSLETDVLENEDGEGFNVLFEP encoded by the exons atgtcCGCCGAGCAGGTGAGCGGCCTCTGCGAGCAGCTGGTGAAGGCGGTGACCGTCATCATGGACCCGGCGTCCACGCAGCGGTACCGCCTGGAGGCCCTCAAG TTCTGCGAGGAGTTCAAGGAGAAGTGTCCCATCTGCGTGCCCTGCGGGCTGAAGCTGGCAGAGAAGACGCAGACGGCCATCGTCCGGCACTTCGGCCTGCAGATCCTGGAGCATGTGGTCAA atacCGCTGGAACAATATGCCTCGCCTAGAAAAAGTTTATCTAAAGAACAATGTTATGGGTCTCATATCCAGT GGAACTCAAAGTATCCTGGAGGAGGAAAGTCACATTAAGGATGTGCTGTCTCGCATTGTGGTGGAGATGATCAAGCGGGAATGGCCTCAGCACTGGCCTGACATGCTAAAGGAGCTGGATACCCTCTCCAAGCAAGGG GAAACTCAGACAGAACTGGTGATGTTCATCCTCCTACGTTTGGCAGAGGATGTGGTGACTTTTCAAACTCTACCTACCCAGCGGCGACGAGATATCCAGCAAACCCTCACCCAGAACATGGAAAAGATCTTCAGCTTCCTGTTAACTGCCCTGCAGCAGAACGTCAGCAAGTACAGATGCATG aagactGATTTGGCTCAGGAACCAAAG GCCCAGGCAAACTGTCGTGTGGGGATAGCAGCACTCAACACTTTGGCTGGCTACATTGACTGGGTAGCCCTAAGCCATATTACAGCAGACAACTGCAAGCTCTTGGAGATGTTGTGTCTGCTCCTAAATGAGCCTGAACTCCAAGTTGGAGCAGCAGAGTGTCTCCTGATTGCTGTCAGCAGGAAA GGTAAGCTGGAGGATCGGAAGCCTCTGATGGTCTTGTTTGGAGACGTTGCCATGCACTGCATCCTCTCTGCTGCCCA GACAGCAGATGGAGAAGGCCTGGTGGAGAAGCACTATGTTTTTTTGAAGAGACTTTGCCAAGTTCTGTGCGCGTTGGGCAGCCAGCTATGTGCGTTGCTA GGCTCAGATTGTGATGTGGAAACACCAGCCAACTTTGGAAAATACCTTGAGTCATTTTTAGCCTTCACAACCCATCCCAGCCAG tTTCTGCGCTCTTCCACCCAGATCACATGGGGAGCCCTCTTTCGGCATGAAGTTCTGTCTCATGACCCTTTGTTGCTGGCTGTCGTTCCCAAGTATCTCCGTGCATCTATGACCAACCTGGTGAAG GTGGGCTTTCCTTCCAAAGCAGACAGCCCCAGCTGTGAATACTCCCGTTTTGATTTTGACAGTGATGAGGACTTCAATGCCTTCTTCAACT CTTTCCGAGCCCAGCAAGGAGAGGTGATGAGGATGGCTTGTCGACTGGACCCTCTGACTGGCTTCCAAATGGCTGGTGAATGGCTGAAGTACCAGCTCACAGCTCCTGTTGATACTGGACCCATGAACT CTAAGACAGGCGAAGGTCTCTGCTCCATCTTCTCTCCATCCTTTGTGCAGTGGGATGCCATGACCTTCTTCTCGGAGAGCGTCATCAGCCAGATGTTTCGAACCATGGATAAAGAT GAAATCCCAGTGAATGATGGCATAGATCTGCTCCAGCTTGTCcttaattttgaaacaaaagatCCTCTCATCCTGTCTTGTGTGCTCACCAATGTCTCTGCTCTCTTTCCATTTGTCACTTACCGACCAGAATACCTCCCACAAGTACTTTCAAAG CTGTTTGCTTCAGTTACCTTTGAAGTTGTAGAAGAAAGTAAG TTTGTTGTGTCTGTCCAGGCTCCTAGAACTCGAGCAGTGAAGAATGTGAGAAGGCACGCGTGCTCCTCAATCATAAAGATGTGCCGGGATTACCCTCAGCTTGTCCTG CCAAATTTTGAGATGTTGTACAACCACGTGAAACAGCTGCTGTCAAATGAGCTACTTCTGACGCAGATGGAGAAGTGTGCTCTTATGGAGGCCCTTGTCCTCATCAGCAACCAGTTTAAGGACTATGAGCGACAGAAAGCTTTCCTGGAGGAGCTCATGGCTCCTGTGGCTGGCTTGTGGCTTTCTCCAGAGATGCAGAG AGTCCTCTCAGATCCTGAAGCCTTTATATCCTACGTGGGAGCAGACAACAAAATTGCTGATCCAGTCTTGGAAGATCCTAGTGGCCTGAACCGGTCTAGA ATAAGCTTTTGTGTGTACACCATTCTGGGAGTTGTGAAACGAGCTCGTTGGCCTGCTGCTACTGAAGAGGCAAAAGCTGGAGGATTCTTTTTGGGATACCTGCCCAGTGGAACTCCAATGTACCGTAatccctgcactgagcaggtCCTGAAGCTTTTTGACAATTTACTTGCTCTCATAAG GACTCACAACAACCTCTACATGCCAGAGATGGTGGCAAGGCTGGGGGATACATTTGCAAAGGCCTTGGACATGCTGGAGGTGGAGAAGAATGCTATTCTAG GTCTCCCTCAGCCTTTGTTGGAGCTTTATGACTCTCCTGTTTACAAAACAGTCTTGGAAAGGATGCAGGGCTTCTTCTGTACCCTCTATGACAACTG ttttcacatcctgggaaATGCAGGCCCCTCCATGCAACAGGATTTCTACACTGTTGAGGGTCTCGCCacccagctcctcagctctgctttcaaCAACCTCAACAACATTCCTGATTACAGACTTCGTCCCATGCTCC GTGTGTTTGTGAAGCCCTTAGTACTTTCCTGCCCCTCAGAATACTACGAAACCCTTGTCTGCCCCATGCTGGGACCACTCTTTACCTATCTGCACATG AGGTTGTCCCAGAAATGGCAGGTGATCAACCAGCGAAGCATGCTCTG TGAGGATGATGCTGCAGATGACAACCCCGAGTCTCAGGAGATGCTTGAGGAACAGCTGGTCAGGCTGCTGACTCGAGAAGTCATGGATCTCGCCA CCGTTTGCTGTGTTTCTAAGAAGGGTGTTGAACAGAACACTACTGCTGCTGTAGATGGAGATG ATGATGAGGCCATGGCCACAGAGGTGACTCCCCCTGCCAATGCAGAGCTCACCGAACTCGGCAAGTGTCTCATGAAACAAGAG GATGTTTGCACTGCAGTGCTGATCACTGCCTacacatccctgtcctggaAGGACACCTTGTCCTGCCAAAGAACCACAACACAGCTTTGCTGGCCACTGCTCAAACAG GTGCTTCCAGGAAACCTCCTTCCCGATGCTGTGTCCTGGTTTTTCACAAGTGTGCTGAAGGGCTTACAGGTACATGGGCAGCACGATGGCTGCATGGCAGCTCTTGTCCACCTGGCTTTCCAGATCTACGAGGCCTTG CGCCCTCGCTATGGTGAGCTGAAGGCAGTGATGGAGCAGATCCCAGACATCCAGCTGGACTCTTTGGAGCAGTTTGATTCAAAACTTCTCAACCCAACACTGCAGAAGGTGGCCGACAAGCGCCGGAAGGATCACTTCAAGCGCCTCATCTCAGGTTGCATTGGG AAGCCCATTGGGGAGCAGTTCCGCAAGGAGGTTCATATCCGGAACCTTCCATCTCTCTTCAAAAAGGTGAAGCCATCACTGGAGACAGATGTGCTAGAAAATGAGGATGGAGAGGGCTTCAATGTACTCTTTGAGCCTTGA